In Candidatus Omnitrophota bacterium, a genomic segment contains:
- a CDS encoding TPM domain-containing protein, whose product MKRTALIFSICGLLASVPLYGREIPAPRGWVNDFANVIPDEYRLKLEAVITELETKSSAEVAVVTIGSIAPYDEKAYARMLFDEWKPGKKGKDNGVLVLVAVKERRWRIEVGYGLEGALPDSLCGEIGRTRMVPYFGRGEYGKGLYYGVSAIAEAVAKEYNVPLDGVGGDIIPAGDGLPPFLYIFVPIFFFIWNLPWPVPIGLTFTLFFAAVFFGMSRILGVLVIAAYLSSMLFRYRYWKRLPPDERKGFFGPQTYGGTFSGTGGGFGGGGFGGGGGGFGGGGGGGGGAGGGF is encoded by the coding sequence ATGAAAAGAACGGCACTTATATTCTCTATATGCGGACTGCTCGCATCGGTCCCGCTATACGGCCGGGAGATACCGGCGCCGCGCGGCTGGGTCAATGACTTCGCGAACGTCATCCCCGATGAGTACCGGCTGAAACTGGAGGCGGTCATAACGGAACTCGAAACGAAGAGTTCCGCGGAAGTTGCCGTCGTCACCATAGGATCGATAGCGCCGTACGATGAAAAGGCGTACGCGCGTATGCTCTTTGATGAATGGAAACCGGGGAAGAAGGGGAAGGATAACGGCGTCCTCGTGCTGGTAGCAGTTAAAGAGAGACGGTGGCGCATCGAAGTCGGGTACGGGCTGGAAGGCGCGCTGCCTGACTCGCTCTGTGGGGAGATAGGCCGTACGCGTATGGTCCCTTATTTTGGCCGCGGCGAATACGGTAAAGGGCTCTATTACGGCGTGTCGGCAATAGCTGAGGCGGTCGCAAAGGAGTACAACGTCCCGCTTGACGGGGTCGGCGGGGATATTATCCCGGCCGGCGACGGCCTGCCGCCTTTCCTGTATATCTTTGTTCCCATCTTCTTCTTCATATGGAACCTGCCGTGGCCGGTCCCGATCGGGCTTACCTTCACCCTCTTCTTTGCGGCCGTATTCTTCGGCATGTCCAGGATACTCGGCGTTCTGGTGATAGCCGCTTATCTTTCATCTATGCTCTTCAGGTACAGGTATTGGAAGCGCCTTCCGCCGGATGAGCGGAAGGGCTTCTTCGGACCTCAGACGTACGGAGGGACATTCTCCGGCACCGGCGGCGGGTTCGGCGGAGGAGGGTTCGGAGGCGGCGGGGGCGGGTTCGGCGGAGGAGGAGGCGGAGGAGGAGGCGCAGGCGGAGGATTTTAA
- a CDS encoding LemA family protein, with translation MKNFLIGVAIAAVLLAGSFILTYNNIVSLHENITAKWAQVENQLQRRNDLIPNLVNTVKGYAAHEKRLFEDVTEARSRWAGAATLGDKVNAASQMDAALARLLVVVENYPTLKADQTFLKLMDELAGTENRIAVERMRYNEGVRDYNITIRKFPGNVVAGICGYKKETEYFKAEEKARAVPEVKF, from the coding sequence ATGAAGAATTTTCTGATAGGAGTTGCAATAGCGGCCGTTCTTCTGGCCGGGTCGTTCATACTAACCTACAATAATATAGTGTCGCTGCATGAGAATATCACGGCCAAATGGGCACAGGTCGAGAACCAGCTCCAGCGGCGTAACGACCTGATACCGAATCTCGTTAATACCGTCAAGGGGTATGCCGCGCACGAAAAGAGACTGTTCGAGGACGTGACGGAGGCCAGGAGCCGGTGGGCCGGCGCAGCCACTCTCGGCGATAAAGTAAACGCGGCGTCTCAGATGGATGCGGCCCTTGCCAGACTTCTTGTGGTAGTAGAAAATTATCCGACCCTTAAGGCCGACCAGACGTTCCTTAAGCTGATGGACGAGCTCGCCGGCACGGAGAACCGCATCGCCGTGGAGCGGATGCGTTATAACGAAGGGGTCAGGGATTATAATATAACCATACGCAAGTTCCCCGGGAACGTGGTAGCCGGTATATGCGGATATAAAAAAGAGACGGAATACTTTAAGGCCGAGGAGAAGGCCAGGGCGGTCCCGGAGGTAAAATTTTAA
- a CDS encoding DHH family phosphoesterase — MNGLKGAVRCIKRARTIAVAGHVNPDGDSIGSLLSLGLGLEKLGKRVYMVSSDGVPKKYATLPGARRIITDTDRKVDLAIAVDCSNREILGRAFRIFERAGEILEIDHHDFRRPFCDVCFIEPRAGAVGEMIYILLKKLRAPITPSVAQSLMTSIIVETSSFRLPGVRPFTFEACNDLIRKGVNFYKLVDTVFWSMSRESVILSGICLARCKFIKRGKVVWSHIGIKDFKAVRGKDEDVDAVADDMRAIKGVDIAVLFREKDRETIRVSLRSKHRINIAKIAEYYGGGGHFDVAGCSIPNSAAAINDLLSRTAALP; from the coding sequence ATGAACGGTCTCAAGGGCGCGGTGAGGTGTATCAAAAGGGCCAGGACGATAGCCGTAGCCGGACACGTAAATCCGGACGGCGACTCGATAGGCTCTCTCCTGTCCCTCGGATTGGGACTCGAAAAACTGGGAAAACGCGTCTATATGGTGAGCTCGGACGGCGTCCCGAAAAAATATGCCACGCTGCCCGGGGCGAGGCGCATCATCACCGATACCGACAGGAAGGTCGACCTGGCTATAGCCGTAGATTGCAGCAACAGAGAGATACTCGGGCGCGCGTTCCGCATCTTTGAACGGGCCGGTGAGATATTGGAGATAGACCATCACGACTTCAGGAGACCGTTTTGCGACGTCTGTTTCATCGAACCCAGGGCGGGGGCAGTAGGGGAGATGATATATATCCTCCTGAAGAAACTGCGCGCTCCCATCACGCCAAGCGTCGCACAGAGCCTGATGACATCGATAATCGTAGAGACCAGTTCTTTCCGGCTGCCCGGAGTGAGACCTTTCACATTTGAAGCGTGTAACGACCTGATCAGGAAAGGGGTCAACTTTTACAAGCTCGTAGATACCGTATTCTGGTCGATGAGCAGGGAATCGGTCATCCTCTCGGGGATATGCCTGGCCAGGTGTAAATTCATTAAGAGGGGAAAGGTGGTATGGTCTCATATAGGCATAAAAGATTTCAAAGCGGTGAGAGGGAAAGACGAAGACGTTGACGCAGTCGCTGACGACATGCGCGCCATAAAAGGGGTCGACATAGCCGTCCTTTTCAGAGAAAAAGACCGGGAGACCATCAGGGTCAGCCTGAGATCGAAGCACAGGATAAATATCGCAAAGATAGCCGAATACTACGGCGGGGGCGGCCACTTCGACGTTGCCGGCTGCAGCATACCTAATTCCGCGGCCGCCATCAACGACCTCCTTTCCCGCACAGCCGCCTTACCGTGA